The genomic stretch TCATGCTCTGCTGATCACTGTCCTCCATTTTACAGCATGTTGCCAGCCACCTTTACACCAAGTTCCTGTGCCACTAAATATCTATTAATGTGTGACCTCTCTATGTGCTCAcagctgccccctactggatcAAAGCCCCCAAGAACCTCATTCTATCTCCCAAAGAGACTGGCGCCCTCAGCTGCCAAGCTGGGGGCGATCCCAAGCCTGAGATCACTTGGTTAATGAATGGGATTCCAATAGAGAGTGAGTGCACCATGGGTATAACTGAAATGCTTTGGAGTTTTCCGTTTAACGGTGTGTGTAGCACTCAGAGAGGAGCTGAGGGTGGGATGTGGTGTCTCGTCAGATTCTCATGTGGACCCCAGCAGGAAGCTGGAGGGTGACAGAATCACCTTTACGGACATTCAGGTGGGATCCAGTGCAGTTTACCAGTGCAACGCCTCCAATGAATACGGCTACCTGCTGGCCAACTCATTGGTCAACGTGCTTGGTAAGTTGGAATCAGCCTTGGGCAGTGCGATGGTGCCGATGGAGATCCTTAAGCTGGCACATGTggaagcccagacttctctgcggaaatgtattaaaatgtatcttcaaaatatgtcagatttaatcCAGCCAGTGCTGGTGTTAACTACCATTCAAGCCGTGAATTTGcgtgggggccccctgttggccacaaacggtGACTACACTAAATAGTAGTGCATTCCTTATTTAtattctgctaaccagctagctagctatgATCTTGTGACTCTGCTTCTGACTCTGCAGCCTTGCATCTGCTCCATGGTTGCAGGAATGATCTTTCTTTGTGTCTCACTTTAGctgagccgccgcgggtgctcACGCCACCAAACAAGCTCTACCAGGTCATCGCCGGCGCACGTGCGCTTCTGGACTGCGCCGTTTTCGGATCCCCGATACCTGTGATCACATGGCAAGTTTCGGGGATGCGGAGGGGGAGGATGTGCTGGCATGCGGCGTTGCGCTCGTCTCGGCTTTGCCCGGGCCGTTCCTGAGCGGCTTGCATTACCAGCGGTCTCCCCGCTCTCCCAATTACCTGCATTACTCTTCATTTCCAGCAGTCGATCATTGACACCAATGCCCGAGAGTATTTCTCTGCTGGCTTTGTCACTCAGGCCTTCTCTGTGTGTAGCTAAGCACCCAACGGTGTTTCCCGGCAGGTTCAAGGACGGCCATGTTAGCGTCACTGCAGGAGACCAGCACAGTATATATGAGAACGGGACCCTAGAGCTGCAAGCGGCTCACAGCTCCCACAGCGGCAGGTACACCTGCATCGCAGTCAACGTCCTGGGCAGCAGGGAGAACCAGGTGTTCCTGGAGGTCAAAGGTGAGGGAGAAACTGGGCCGGGACAAGCCCTGCACAAGATGCCCAATGTCCAGTGTAAGGCTTCTGTCTTGGTGTATGGGCTGCATTGCACCTATAAGCCTATAGGACTGTATTTGTTTTGTTGATGATTGAAGGTTTCATATGTTTGCTTACCTCCTTAGCAGTGTCTAAAGagggtttgccacctccagCAGACTTGGTGGCTACCTATAACTGAACCAGGCTCTCTCCACAGCCAACTCACTGTCTATATGATATAATACGTGATGAATTTTATTGATCTAACCCAAGCCCTGGCTGTAGACACTTGATTAAGTTTCAGTATAAATGAATTTACATGCAGCGTACAGCTTCATGCCCTAGTTGGGGCACTGTGGGATAACAGGGCAGTTATCCTTGCAGTCCCTAGTGCTGTATGGGAATATTCTCCTGTTGGATAAGAGCACTGTGTGATTCCCACTGCGAGGGCACTGATTTGACAGATGTTTTTACCTTTTCTCATTAGCTACAACTCCCCCGCCCCCATAAGCCCCAGGGGCATCGGGTCCCTCCTAAATTTAGCATGCTCTGAATACTTCATGCCAAGCTCATGTCATCATGCATTAGTAAAAGCCTCTTGCTAATTTCGTTCCAAGCTCTTGCTAAAGCTCGGgcatcttcctcctccttcttagAACCCACCAGAATTTTAAAGCACCCTGAGCTCAAGGTGGTCCAGAGGAGCCGAGCGGTGATGTTTGAGTGCAAGGTGACGCACGACCCCACCCTCACACCCACCACGACATGGCTGAAGGATGATGGGGGTTTGCCGGATGACGAGAGGTGGGGGCTCAGGATTCACACCACAAAGTGTGAAGTTGTAGCTGtagtgaccaggataagtggttagaagatggatagatggatggacggatgttcATTCTGCATTCTGCATTTTTGGGTTTGTGATATATGACCACCATAGCACCTGCAGCAGAAACGATTAGCTGGCAATGAAGGTTCTTTTCCTTAGAATACGCCACTGCTGACCCACTGCATCCGCATCTGTAGGTTCGTAATCGGTCCTGAGAGCCTGACCATCCAAGACGTGACCGAGGCTGATGAGGGCAGCTACACCTGCATTGTGAACACCACGCTGGACCAGGACTCCACCGTCACCAGGCTGACCGTCGTCGGTATGACCTCCGAAGCTGCCTGATTTGCAGTGTAATATGGGAGAACTTCCGTGGGCAGTCCGTGTTTGATAAATACAGTGAATTCCGTGTGCAGAAATCTGACCGTCATTAGCACTATTTTTCAGCTGTTTGCTCTTGAATTTCTTCTGCACGACTCAGTAAGTCAGTTTCTCCTCTGAAATTGTATTGTGCCAGTGGTTAAATAGcgagcatttttattttatttattttgaaacacgCTCTGGGACCCCCTGAAGATGGGCCTGCAATCCACCTGCTGAGAAACAGTGCCCTAGAATACCTTACAGTGTTTACCTTATCAGCCTTTAAAATCACTGTCCTTCTCTAGCTGTTTAAAGTCTCCCCTTTGCGACAGTGcctaattccttttactcatcTGGTATAATGGGAGCGGGGCTGTCCTGCTGGGCCCCGACCCAGGGCTTATTAGACTTGACAGTGTATTCACATTCTCCTTTGCTGGACACCCTATGTGAGCCAGTGTTGAGGTTTGCACCTTCTCCTGTCAGCTGGGTTTGTTTCCCATGTTACTAATCACTGCCTCCTACCTCCTGCCTTCCCCCACCAGAGGACACACCGCCCCCGCTTCTCGTCTATGGTAAAGCACCAGCCGAAGATTTGATCCGTCTGATTACTCGTACCCTGCATCGCCCAGGCCCCCCCCTCCTTGACTCTGTTTTGTCTGgggctgtttttgttgttgtattttgttttttcgTTTTATGCATGCTCTGGTCCGGCATccgtgctctgtgtgtgtgtgacatcacAAAGGGGAGGGGAGGCTGGGCGGCTGGGGAGGCTGGGTGGGCGGGGCTCTCTGCCATCTCATACTCCATCGTTGTGCGTCACAGTGGCGAGTCCAGTGCTGTGTAGGGAAACAGTGGAGCACCGGCAGTATGGTTGGGCTGCGTTTTTGCTCACAGCTGGGTGTTTGCAGAGCATGAGGCATTTTGGGGCCACCGCATGCTTCGAGGTGCCGTAGGAGTCGTTAGCAGCTACACCAAACCGGTCTGCTGTCTTTCTCATCTCACCACTCTTACTGATAAAGTCGCTTGGCCTTTGACTGATTTTCAGTGATTATGTTTGCATGTCCACACACCCAGAGGAGTGCTTCTGATTCCCCAGTGGGAGCTGCAACTTTTAGGATGCCTCATCAAGGCCAAATCTCTTCGGAGCTCACCATGCCCTAATGACGATGACATTTCCAGTGGCGGGGAGGCCGTCCACCGTGCATGAGATGCAGAACCCCCCAGGTTGCTCTGCTTTTCTGACAGTGGGTTCTATTCCAGAGCAACCAGACCCACCCATGGACTTGGAACTGACAGACCAGAAGAAGCGGAGCATCCAGCTCACCTGGATCCCTGGAGATGATCATAACAGCCCTATTAAGAGTATGAGTCTCAGTGTGTCAGTCAGATTTCCTGTATGAATCTCAGTGTCAGTCACACTCTCTGTATGAGTCTAAGCGTGCCCTTCAGACTCTGAGGCCCAGTGTGTCAGTCTACTCTCCTATGACTCTGTTTTCCCCATTGTGAGACCTAACACTGTAATTTTACTTTTCCAGAATTTGTCGTTCAGTACGAGGATGCACTTCATCACCCCGGTGTCTGGAAAAATCTGACCGAAGTCCCAGGAAGCAAAACCACAGCCCACCTGAAGCTCTCCCCTTACGTCCACTACACGTTCAGGGTGCTGGCTGCCAATGCGGTGGGCTTCAGCCCGCCCAGCCTGCCATCGCAGCAGTACAGAACTGACCCTGCAGGCAAGTGGGCGCCGACCATCTGCACGCGGACGTTCTGCGTCGGGATGCCATGCCGTATGAGTCTCATTTTCATCTTCCTGTGTCCAGCTCCTGATGAAAACCCTTCAATGGTCGAAGCAGCTGGAGCTGAGCATAATAATCTAGTGATATCATGGAAGGTAAGACATGAGCTGAAGATTATGGTGCATTTAAATTCACATAGATAAAATCGTTTGCTTCTAGCTTAATTGCCTTCATCTGCATAGCACATTTTATCACCAAATTATCTGCTCTGAATTTATTCATAGTCTCTTCTACATAAAGTGCATTTTTTTCTGGACCACAGCCCTTGACAAACTTGCAGTCCAATGGGCCGGGTCTCCAGTACAAGGTCAGCTGGATGCAGCAGGACGTCGACAAGGACTGGACGTCGGTGACAGTGGCTAACGTGTCCAAGTTCGTAGTGTCCGGGACGCCCACGTTCGTCCCGTACGAGGTGAAGGTGCAAGCCGTGAACGACTATGGAAGCGCTCCAGAGCCAGAGGTGGTGCTGGGCTACTCCGGAGAGGACTGTAAGTTTTGGGGGGAGAGGTCCTGTGTGGGAGGGGGTATGTTTCTGTCTATTAAACTGGTAATAGCTCCCATCTTGCCTGTGTTCCCAAACCACACCAGTAAATGGCGCGCCGATGTGCAGAGCTTTAGCGTGGCGCTAATCGTCGACATTTCCACTCACGGCTGCATTCTCCCCCAGTGCCCTTGGCGGCTCCGGGCCGGATCCAGGCCGCGGTGCAAAACAGCTCACTGGCCGAAGTCCACTGGGAAGCCGTATCATCGCAGATGGTCCGAGGTCGACTCAAGGGCTATAAGGTGTGATGTGTTCTTGGTGCGGGAGGGTCTGCGCTCGGATCCGCATTTGTCACCCTGGGGCTTTTTGCTTGGACGAGTTGAGCTGTGTCTCACGGGAGGTGATGGCTCCCTCGGGGCAGGTCTACTACTGGAAGGAGAGGAGCCTTCTGGAGCACACCCCACAACACGAGGAGCAGCGTATCCTCACCTTCAATGGCAACAGGACGCATGGCAAGCTGCCCGGCCTGCACCCGTTCAGCCTCTACACTTTCAACGTCAGGGTGCTCAACGGCAAGGGCGAAGGTCCCGCCAGCCCCAGTCAGCAGTTTGAGACCCCCGAAGGAGGTAGGCACTGGATCAACAGGTCCAAGGTTAATGCTGTGCATGAATAATAAGCCGACGAGTGAGATTGCACAATCAGTCGGCGATCACTGTTGGCGTGCTGGATCCGGGTTCAAGTCCATGTCAGTTCTGTATTATGGGGACAGTGTGTTGCTCAGTGGGTGTAGGACGCTCGGAAGGTCGTCAGTTCAAACCTCAGACCTGGCAttgtgatttcaccattggaggGGGCATGACCCTTAACCTCCAATCGCTCTAAGGATTCTGACTCACCCTACTTTCTCAGTTGTATGTCTCTGGggcagaggtgggtagttcaggtccagaatgtaaaggtccagaccaagattttgcttcaaccagccagttgagtacgctgtgactgtaactctttttacccaactggttggttgggataaaaacataaataaaatgtaatgcaaatgaATGATTAAGATATAATAAAGAAAGGATGAAGAGCAACTTAGGAAAGTCTGGGGCCTTGAAGTGACCTCTTTTAATGGAATGTTTCAGTTTATTCTTGGTTGATAAACAATGTAAataatgtgtatgtgtgggcaGTCCCTGGGCCTCTGGCGTTCCTGAGGTTCACAAACATCAACCTGGACTCCTTGACTCTGGAGTGGAGTCCCCCTTTGCAGAGGAACGGACACTTGCTTGGCTACACTCTCAAGTACCAGACAAGTGAGTCTTTGGGACCTGAAGAAGCTGCAGCATTTTCATGCCAACGGTTGCATATTAATATCAGAGTGTGCTCTTAGACAACACCAACAAGCGCTATGCACACAGAACTACACAGTGTGCCCGAGGGTATTATGGGTAATGCTGCACATAACACAAGTACCATCAGTATTTAGATGAGTTAGTTCACAAGTGTCAGAAGAGACTGGACTATTCGTGAATCTCTCTCTTCACCCCCCCAGTCAACAACACCAGCGAGCTGGGCCCACTGGTGGAGGTCTCCCTCCCAGCCAACGAGACAAACTTCACACTGCAGAACCTGAAATACAGCACACGCTACAAGTTTTACATCAATGCCAGAACCAAGCAGGGTGCCGGGCCTGCCATCACGGATGAGGCCGTCACTGTCATGGATGAAGGTACAAGTCTGCATTGCACGGCTTCACAGCCGCCATATCATCGTGGCTATTTTATGgcgtgcagtgtgaattacagcCTTGGGTGTCCTGGTGCAGGGCTGGGTATACCTCTGCTCTGTTTGGGTCTGTTTTTACCACAGATGTCgctgtgtgtcagtgtggcAAGGTTGTTCCACAGCCTCATTCGGGTCCTTTATTCCCACGACTCACTTGCTCTGTTTCCATTGACCTAGATTTTGCTCATTTTAAACATTTGTACTGAAAACCAGTCAATGGAAGCACAGTAACCCTCACataatgcaaaaaaatgtaTCAATCGTTGggggtggtttttgtggcgagtCGAAGAAGTGATCCACAAAACTGCAATGGAACCAGAGGTTGGGAATTAGTAGATATGTAGGACGTGATCATTAGTTCTTCTAGAGCTGCTGACTCGTCTGAAGCCCTCTGCATGTTGAAGTACGAGGCATGGATCTTAATCTCACTGGGTGATAAATGGCAAGTATTATTCACTTAGCATCCATCAATGGAAACACGGCCTATTCACAGTTTCACTTAGTTGACTTGACTGGAACACGGGGAGTCTTGGAGAGCCTCTGGTTCCTGCCTCTTACCGGCAGCACAAGCTCATGACTCCAAAGCGTGCTCCAGAGCCGGAAAGAATATCGATCTGTGAAAATAGCAATCACGTAGTCAATATTGCGGTGGCAATCTAAGACTTTCCTTTGCTGAATTTCATGAGGCCAGTCAGCTCTGTCCTGCAGATCCACCAGCATGCCCCATATCCCAGAGGACGTGCCATGTATATTTTATGAAACTTCGCGACTACAATATGGTCCATCCTGCACAGCTGCTCAGTGTCGGAGCTTGTTCATGTTCATGACCTGTGCAACAGTGATGAAGTTACTTGGTGGAGTATGGTGAATTTTAGACCATTACTAAGTTTGTATGGTTTTCAAAAGACACTCAATGAAATACACCTATGAACTTGGTCATTATTGCATCCCTTCATTATGGTTCCATGGATTATTAGATTTCTCAAACCTTTTTCCCCaggctttatttaaattcatttcCCATGTGGTGGATCTCATTAGCACTTACTGCTGCAGAAAGATCTCAGTGGGAAGGCGTTTGGGTTGAACTGCTCCACTCATTCTTAAATGACTTATTAGCAGTTAATGTGTGTGACATGAGTTCATCTCTGGGCAGCATTACCTACTGTGCTGACAGCTACATTATTGAATTATTGTCCTTATTCATATGTCTGTTTCTAACCAACCTCACTGTTTCTAAATAATTCTTAAATAACCATAATATCAGGCTTAATAGTACTTATTGTAAAGCTAATATAAATAACGTGAAGTACTTTTTACATTTAGAGATTAATTGTATAACATGTTAACCCTGGACATGTTCTCCATTGGCACCATTTATTGATTTATAATTTGTCCTTGACTGGACTTTAGGTGGCTTTTTGTTGATATGTCTAGTTTCCTTGCAATGCTGTTCACATGAAATTCACTACCTTTTATCCACCCTGTTTTCCCATGATGCTCCGGGGTCCTCCCCCCCGATATTGATGCCCTGCCTCTTTTCTCTGTGCTTTTGCCCTTGAAGCCTTCATCCACCAGCCCTCTTTAGATGTAGGCCCAGGTAATGGACACATGAAAGCTGACTCATCtgcatgccttttctgtctgtgCCTTATGAGCACTGACCCCGGCAGACTGACAGAGATAGGCCtgcatgccttttctgtctgtgCCTTATGAGCACTGACCCCGGCAGACTGACAGAGATAGGCCTGCATTCCTTTTCTGTCTGTGCCATATGAGCACTGACCCCGGCATACTGACAGAGTTGTGCCtgcatgccttttctgtctgtgCCTTATGAGCACAGACCACAGCAGACTGACAAAGTTGTGCCtgcatgccttttctgtctgtgCCTTATGAGCACTGACCCCGGAAGACTGACAGAGATAGGCCtgcatgccttttctgtctgtaCCTTACGACCACTGACCCCGGCAGACTGACAGAGATGTGCCtgcatgccttttctgtctgtgCCTTACGAGCACTGACCCCAGTAGACTGACAGAGATGCTCCtgcatgccttttctgtctgtgCCTTACGAGCACTGACCCCGGTAGACTGACAGAAATGGGCCTGCATGTGGTCTTTCTTTGTCTGGCTGTTCCTCTGGGTTCGACCCTGTAGCCAAATGCAGTTTATATTCCACATACTCTGTGGGTCACAATCGTCTCTGGGTGACACTCACCCCAGCAGTGCTCTAATACAGCCTGTTTATCAGTTATTATATTACACCATGCTGCCCTTCAGCTACTGTAGACTTTGTATTTCCCCAGACTATGAGAGAAATAGACCCCATTTGTTATAAAGCCTGAGGTGTCTGCGTATCAGGGTCTCTGCATGACTTGGAGTACAGTGCATGCTGGGCGTGTTGTAGAGCCACCGTGTCCTGCCTCGGGGTTTGACGCCTGATGCTGCTGTCTACCTTATGTCTCCCTGTGCTCTTCCAGGGAACACAGAGTCCCCCCACGTCACACCCCCATTTACGCAGTCTCTGCGTCCACCGCTCCAAACGGGTATGGGTACAGCCCCTCCTGCATGACGAGGCCGAGCTGAGCATGCGAGTATATTAACAGCAGTGTCAGCTGGGGGCAGGAGGGGGTGGAGTAGCTGGGTAACAGCTCGTCAGGTCTGACAATGGGGGGGTAACTGGGTAACAGCTCGTCAGGTCTGTTCATGGGGGGTGTAGCTGGGTAACAGCTCGTCAGGTCTGACAATGGGGGGTGTAGCTGGGTAACAGCTCGTCAGGTCTGACAATGGGGGGGTAACTGGGTAACAGCTCGTCAGGTCTGTTCATGGGGGGTGTAGCTGGGTAACAGCTCGTCAGGTCTGACAATGGGGGGTGTAACTGGGTAGCGGCTCGTCAGGTCTGACAATGGGGGGTGTAGCTGGGTAACAGCTCGTCAGGTCTGACAATGGGGGGGTGTAGCTGGGTAACAGCTCATCAGCTCTGTTCATGGGGGGTGTAGCTGGGTAGCCGCTCGTCAGGTCTGTTCATGGGGGGTGTAGCTGGGTAGCTGCTCGTCAGGTCTATTCATGGGGGGTGTAGCTGGGTAGCTGCTCGTCAGGTCTGTTCATGGGGGGTGTAGCTGGGTAGCTGCTCGTCAGGTCTGTTCAGTGCAGTTTGATCAGGAACATTTTGTGCGCTTTTGCTCTGGCAATTCCTGCATTTATGTATCTGAACCTCATTTTGATGGAGGGAAGGGGAGCCCTTGAGTTACACCTTACAGATAAACATAAACCTCTAATGAAAACCACCAGATGCTGGTATATTTATAGTAGGCAGATGATCTGTCCTAGAAACTGCCGGTGGATGTAGAGAGCTTCACAGTTAGGGTTTGAGCACATGCTGGTGTACTCCTGTCCTAGACTTTGCTTGTATTTCTGATATAGAGATGTAGATATAGGGGGCAGGACAGAGCAGTTCTGTGATCTTTTTGCAGTTATCATCCGTGTGACAGCTGTGTAACCCCACTCTGTTAATCAGAGCTAATCCTCAGCTGGCCGTGGGCTTTCCTCTGTCTTCTCCTCCTCATCTGTTCTTTTCCTATGCTCTCAGCGCGTCCCGTGGGTCCAGCTTTCAGCAACTTTAGCGCCTCTGTGAGGGAGGATGGGGCTGTTGTCAGCTGGGAGTTCCTGGGAGCAGATAAGAACCTTTTTGTCGAATATATGATCGAAAACAGTAAGGCGACATTGTTTGTTACTCATTCTGCATGAGTTTGAGTTGCTATTTCATTTGTAGTTGTTTTTCGTTTCCAGTCTTCAGCCACAGTTGGAGAAAGACTGATCTAAATATGGAAACTCTATGAAGTAAATGTGTGTAATTATATTCATACTCTTTGGCATGTGGACATTATGGCCCTGATACAGCAGTCGGGGCAGAGATATTCTGATAGAAGACTCCTCTGCTCACGTTTTTGTCCTGTAAAGTGTGTTGTGCTGATTTTCCTCTTCTGTCTGAGTGTCAGGAAGTCTGAAGCTGTTTTATTTTCTGCATGAATATTaagtttttttcagtttctcAGAATCCTTTGGAATAATTTTGAATTACCAAAGGACGGCTCAGTTGAGAACGTTCAGATAGAGAGGAATTGTACTTGGGGTAAATTTAACAGCTGCACAACTTCAACTGCAAATTTTTGTTTAATGAGGATGCATTCATCCTCTTCATTTTGTCTTGCCTGAAGGGTTTTTATCAGTAACCATCAGGGCTGTTTTGTGTGCATGACTGATCTGTCTCATGCTATCACACCGTTTTAGGGACAGACTAACTCTTTCCTGAAAACTCTTTTAGGTAATGAAGACTGGACAAGAGAGGTGGTAAACGGCTCTCAGACATACACTATTAAGGGCTTAAAGCCAGGGACGTCGTACCGAGTGCGCGTTGTGGCTAAAGACCACTCTGACCAGGTGGCCGGCAGCACGGAGGAGCTGCGGGTTAGCGTGCCAGGTGAGGGACTGGCCCACAGTGTCCTCTGTGCCTGGCGTGCATCTCCAACCGCCAGGATGCATGCCGGAATCCATTCCGCATGTTTTGCTTTCCCTGGAATTCCTGCGGGAATGCCAGTACTGTCACCGGAATTTGGAAGGCCACAGGTTGGAATCCCCAGGCCCAACTCCGAGGGTTCCGAGCTGGGCTCCCCCAGCAGGGGTGTGGCTGTAAGGGGCAGGAGGGAGGTGTAGTGTTCAGGCGCCGGATGAAGCCAAACAAACGAAGGAAAGCAGACATGGGCCCACATGGCGGCGCAATGCATGATGGGCCGGTCGTGGAGCCTcaggctgaggggtcccccagACACGAGCTGGACGGCCCTTTAGCCTCAGTGTTCATCGTGTGTTCTGGTGTGTTTGTAtccatgtgtttttgtttgcaGTCGTCCAGCGATCAAGGTCTTATTAAAGTATGCAGTAAAGTAGGCTGCTACTTCACGGGAATGCAGACGCCGCCCCTGGCTTATTGTCTCTCGAGGTGCACGATAAAAAGCGAGATCGCCGACTGATGTCTTTCGTTTGTACTCCAACCATGTTAAACCAAATTTTAACTATGCACTTATGATTTCATCCCTTTTTATCCTGAATATTAATTTATAAATTAAGTACAATTCGTTCTCAGTTTACATGTACAAATCTGTGCAGAGATTATTGTTTTTACTTTGGTTTGGTTTAACACTCCACACACTGTATGTATTTCAGTCATCCTTTATCACGAGTTTGGTTTCAGTTTGGGGTGGAGGCAGATGGCGGCAGATGGAGGCAGGCTCCATCTGGATATTTCTCAATATACGTACTTGGCCTTACTTATGTACTTTCATGCCCTTTTTACTTtatcttccattgccgaagatCAGTTCCAATGCTAGGAACAGAAGTACGGAGGACGCTAAAAATCCCTGGATGTCATTCTTACTCTGCCCCAAATATCAATGTTTCAGTTGCATCCTTGGCAAATGGGAACAGTCCCATGATTCATTTCATCTGACGTTTGTTcctgggaggcaagttagcattACCGGTCTTGCCAAGTACAATCTTCGCGTTCTTAGTATTGAGAAACAACCCCCTTCTGAAGCCCCCCTATGTGTGACCTCACCCCCGGCATGTGACTTCACCCGTGCCATGTGACCTTTCCCCCGCTATGTGACTTCACCCCTGCCATGTGACCTCACCCACTCCATGTGACCCTCTGTTCTTGGTGCTGTAATCAGCCATGGCCAGCCGTCAAGTGGACATCGCCACGCAAGGCTGGTTCATCGGTCTCATGTGTGCCATCGCGCTCCTCATCCTCGTGCTCCTCATCGTTTGCTTCATCAAGAGGAACAAAGGGGGAAAGTATCCAGGTAGGTGACCCCCCTGTATGGCCCGCCATGGCCGCCGGTCCTGAGTGGTCCATGACTGACTTTGCCGTCCCCCCAGTGAAAGAGAAGGAAGACGCGCATGCCGACCCAGAGATTCAGCCAATGAAGGACGATGACGGGACGTTTG from Brienomyrus brachyistius isolate T26 chromosome 3, BBRACH_0.4, whole genome shotgun sequence encodes the following:
- the LOC125739022 gene encoding neuronal cell adhesion molecule-like isoform X1 gives rise to the protein MPAMEGSRKRELCRGVLFALLWGHMITALEVPLDPKILGELAQPPTITHQSPKNYIIDPRENIVLQCEAKGKPHPSFSWTRNGTHFDIDKDPKVTMRPRSGTLVIDISGEKAEAYEGVYQCMARNEHGTAISNNIVIRQSRSPLWSKENIAPIVVQEGVSLVLRCRPPAGLPPPVIFWMDNNFQKLPQDGRVSQAMNGDLYFANVRRQDSRNDYICYARFPHTQTIQQKQPVTVRVLNMDAINETMAPFFNDTDFFGDSPAGERPPTFLLPPGASTSKVVLRGEVLELECIAEGLPTPRISWHRESGSFNNKRTSFKNFHKTLKIVDITEGDAGDYRCQAENSLGTLEHVITVTVKAAPYWIKAPKNLILSPKETGALSCQAGGDPKPEITWLMNGIPIENSHVDPSRKLEGDRITFTDIQVGSSAVYQCNASNEYGYLLANSLVNVLAEPPRVLTPPNKLYQVIAGARALLDCAVFGSPIPVITWFKDGHVSVTAGDQHSIYENGTLELQAAHSSHSGRYTCIAVNVLGSRENQVFLEVKEPTRILKHPELKVVQRSRAVMFECKVTHDPTLTPTTTWLKDDGGLPDDERFVIGPESLTIQDVTEADEGSYTCIVNTTLDQDSTVTRLTVVEDTPPPLLVYEQPDPPMDLELTDQKKRSIQLTWIPGDDHNSPIKKFVVQYEDALHHPGVWKNLTEVPGSKTTAHLKLSPYVHYTFRVLAANAVGFSPPSLPSQQYRTDPAAPDENPSMVEAAGAEHNNLVISWKPLTNLQSNGPGLQYKVSWMQQDVDKDWTSVTVANVSKFVVSGTPTFVPYEVKVQAVNDYGSAPEPEVVLGYSGEDLPLAAPGRIQAAVQNSSLAEVHWEAVSSQMVRGRLKGYKVYYWKERSLLEHTPQHEEQRILTFNGNRTHGKLPGLHPFSLYTFNVRVLNGKGEGPASPSQQFETPEGVPGPLAFLRFTNINLDSLTLEWSPPLQRNGHLLGYTLKYQTINNTSELGPLVEVSLPANETNFTLQNLKYSTRYKFYINARTKQGAGPAITDEAVTVMDEAFIHQPSLDVGPGNTESPHVTPPFTQSLRPPLQTARPVGPAFSNFSASVREDGAVVSWEFLGADKNLFVEYMIENSNEDWTREVVNGSQTYTIKGLKPGTSYRVRVVAKDHSDQVAGSTEELRVSVPAMASRQVDIATQGWFIGLMCAIALLILVLLIVCFIKRNKGGKYPVKEKEDAHADPEIQPMKDDDGTFGEYSDTEDHKPLKGSLTPPNGTIRKEDSDDSLVDYGEGGDGQFNEDGSFIGQYSGKRERDVVECDRSSEAPSPVNAMNSFV
- the LOC125739022 gene encoding neuronal cell adhesion molecule-like isoform X9 — its product is MPAMEGSRKRELCRGVLFALLWGHMITALEVPLDPKILGELAQPPTITHQSPKNYIIDPRENIVLQCEAKGKPHPSFSWTRNGTHFDIDKDPKVTMRPRSGTLVIDISGEKAEAYEGVYQCMARNEHGTAISNNIVIRQSRSPLWSKENIAPIVVQEGVSLVLRCRPPAGLPPPVIFWMDNNFQKLPQDGRVSQAMNGDLYFANVRRQDSRNDYICYARFPHTQTIQQKQPVTVRVLNMDAINETMAPFFNDTDFFGDSPAGERPPTFLLPPGASTSKVVLRGEVLELECIAEGLPTPRISWHRESGSFNNKRTSFKNFHKTLKIVDITEGDAGDYRCQAENSLGTLEHVITVTVKAAPYWIKAPKNLILSPKETGALSCQAGGDPKPEITWLMNGIPIENSHVDPSRKLEGDRITFTDIQVGSSAVYQCNASNEYGYLLANSLVNVLAEPPRVLTPPNKLYQVIAGARALLDCAVFGSPIPVITWFKDGHVSVTAGDQHSIYENGTLELQAAHSSHSGRYTCIAVNVLGSRENQVFLEVKEPTRILKHPELKVVQRSRAVMFECKVTHDPTLTPTTTWLKDDGGLPDDERFVIGPESLTIQDVTEADEGSYTCIVNTTLDQDSTVTRLTVVEDTPPPLLVYEQPDPPMDLELTDQKKRSIQLTWIPGDDHNSPIKKFVVQYEDALHHPGVWKNLTEVPGSKTTAHLKLSPYVHYTFRVLAANAVGFSPPSLPSQQYRTDPAAPDENPSMVEAAGAEHNNLVISWKPLTNLQSNGPGLQYKVSWMQQDVDKDWTSVTVANVSKFVVSGTPTFVPYEVKVQAVNDYGSAPEPEVVLGYSGEDLPLAAPGRIQAAVQNSSLAEVHWEAVSSQMVRGRLKGYKVYYWKERSLLEHTPQHEEQRILTFNGNRTHGKLPGLHPFSLYTFNVRVLNGKGEGPASPSQQFETPEGVPGPLAFLRFTNINLDSLTLEWSPPLQRNGHLLGYTLKYQTINNTSELGPLVEVSLPANETNFTLQNLKYSTRYKFYINARTKQGAGPAITDEAVTVMDEAFIHQPSLDVGPGNTESPHVTPPFTQSLRPPLQTARPVGPAFSNFSASVREDGAVVSWEFLGADKNLFVEYMIENSNEDWTREVVNGSQTYTIKGLKPGTSYRVRVVAKDHSDQVAGSTEELRVSVPAMASRQVDIATQGWFIGLMCAIALLILVLLIVCFIKRNKGGKYPVKEKEDAHADPEIQPMKDDDGTFGEYSCA